From Saccharothrix espanaensis DSM 44229, the proteins below share one genomic window:
- a CDS encoding 1,2-dihydroxy-3-keto-5-methylthiopentene dioxygenase, which translates to MTLLTVWPDTEPDTVLVRTAAPDLIADELKRLGVRYEQWPVLPGVTRENALEVYADQVKRVTETEGYVLVDAMEMTPSDDPEWLAKAGEARLRFLAEHTHDDDEDRFFARGSGVFYLHVEGKVHAVLCEAGDLLSVPENTTHWFDMGTRPDYVSIRFFHDDDGWVGNFTGSEIAKSFPTFDALTAGR; encoded by the coding sequence ATGACGTTGCTGACCGTGTGGCCGGACACCGAGCCCGACACCGTGCTGGTGCGCACGGCGGCCCCGGACCTGATCGCCGACGAGCTCAAGCGGTTGGGCGTGCGGTACGAGCAGTGGCCGGTGCTGCCCGGGGTGACCCGGGAGAACGCCCTGGAGGTGTACGCCGACCAGGTCAAGAGGGTCACCGAGACCGAGGGCTACGTCCTGGTCGACGCGATGGAGATGACCCCGTCCGACGACCCGGAGTGGCTGGCGAAGGCCGGTGAGGCGCGGCTGAGGTTCCTGGCCGAGCACACCCACGACGACGACGAGGACCGGTTCTTCGCGCGCGGCTCGGGCGTGTTCTACCTGCACGTCGAGGGCAAGGTGCATGCCGTGCTGTGCGAGGCCGGCGACCTGCTCAGCGTGCCGGAGAACACCACCCACTGGTTCGACATGGGCACCCGCCCGGACTACGTGTCGATCCGGTTCTTCCACGACGACGACGGCTGGGTGGGCAACTTCACCGGCAGCGAGATCGCCAAGTCCTTCCCCACCTTCGACGCCCTCACCGCGGGTCGCTGA
- a CDS encoding acyl-CoA dehydrogenase family protein, which yields MTSTDGRRKWLTVADEVAAGLRVDAAQRDRAGAEPVVEVEALRRSGLVTIEDWGTQQAVTRVIGAADANVGHLLGYHYLQVWRRGLFDGTVLVEDPGLFWAGVSNPLDAALKLTPTDGGFTVSGRKTFATGASVADRLVVSATRADTGAKVTFTLDAKSPGITYAGDWDNIGQRLTASGGVVFEDVPVPAERVLGTHDETSPRQSLAALGFQAVLAQVYVALAEGALAEAARYTRGTTRPWFLSGVDSATADPYVLATYGELVSDVEAAGLLADHAATALGDAGDRGAELTVEQRASVAALISSAKVVSTKVANQTTSRVFELCGARATAAGYAFDRFWRNARTLTLHDPVSYKAREVGAYFLTGERAPFTGYS from the coding sequence ATGACGAGCACCGATGGTCGGCGGAAGTGGCTGACCGTCGCCGACGAGGTCGCCGCGGGGCTGCGGGTCGACGCCGCGCAGCGGGACCGGGCGGGGGCCGAACCGGTGGTCGAGGTCGAGGCGCTGCGGCGGTCCGGCCTGGTGACGATCGAGGACTGGGGCACCCAGCAGGCGGTGACCCGGGTGATCGGGGCGGCCGACGCCAACGTCGGGCACCTGCTCGGGTACCACTACCTCCAGGTGTGGCGGCGCGGGCTGTTCGACGGGACCGTGCTGGTCGAGGACCCCGGCCTGTTCTGGGCCGGCGTCAGCAACCCGCTCGACGCCGCGCTCAAGCTCACCCCGACCGACGGCGGCTTCACCGTCAGCGGGCGCAAGACCTTCGCCACCGGCGCGTCGGTCGCCGACCGGCTGGTGGTCAGCGCGACCCGCGCCGACACCGGCGCGAAGGTCACCTTCACGCTGGACGCCAAGTCCCCCGGCATCACCTACGCGGGCGACTGGGACAACATCGGCCAGCGCCTCACCGCCAGCGGCGGCGTCGTGTTCGAGGACGTGCCGGTGCCCGCCGAGCGGGTGCTCGGCACCCACGACGAGACCAGCCCGCGCCAGTCGCTGGCCGCGCTCGGCTTCCAGGCCGTGCTCGCCCAGGTGTACGTCGCGCTGGCCGAGGGCGCGCTGGCCGAGGCCGCCCGGTACACCCGGGGCACCACCCGGCCGTGGTTCCTCTCCGGTGTCGACAGCGCCACCGCGGACCCGTACGTGCTGGCCACCTACGGCGAACTGGTCTCCGACGTGGAGGCCGCCGGGCTGCTGGCCGACCACGCGGCGACGGCGCTCGGCGACGCGGGCGACCGGGGCGCGGAGCTGACCGTCGAGCAGCGGGCCTCGGTGGCCGCGTTGATCTCCTCGGCCAAGGTCGTCTCGACCAAGGTGGCCAACCAGACCACCAGCCGGGTCTTCGAGCTGTGCGGCGCCCGCGCGACGGCCGCCGGCTACGCCTTCGACCGGTTCTGGCGCAACGCCCGCACGCTCACCCTGCACGACCCGGTGTCGTACAAGGCGCGCGAGGTCGGCGCGTACTTCCTGACCGGCGAGCGGGCCCCGTTCACCGGGTACAGCTGA
- a CDS encoding HD domain-containing protein: protein MLAALWDKAVRVLGGRPGTAGDLAARYGEPHRGYHNADHVLAVVRDVELLAAHRSLADQAVLVLAALAHDVVYDGQPGDDERASAAWAVERLTEAGLNADPVTDRVAALVLATIDHEAGDELTALLMDADLAILGSDAQGYERYRQAVRREYAHVPDEAWRAGRAQVLRGLLARDPLYATPQARDRWEARAKANLAAELASLSDPR from the coding sequence ATGTTGGCGGCGCTGTGGGACAAGGCGGTCCGGGTCCTGGGCGGGCGGCCGGGTACGGCGGGTGACCTGGCGGCGCGGTACGGCGAACCCCACCGCGGCTACCACAACGCCGACCACGTGCTGGCCGTCGTGCGGGACGTGGAGCTCCTGGCGGCCCACCGCTCCCTGGCCGACCAGGCGGTGCTCGTGCTGGCGGCGCTGGCGCACGACGTGGTCTACGACGGCCAGCCCGGCGACGACGAGCGGGCCAGCGCGGCGTGGGCGGTCGAGCGGCTGACCGAGGCCGGCCTCAACGCGGACCCGGTCACGGACCGGGTCGCGGCCCTGGTGCTGGCCACCATCGACCACGAGGCCGGTGACGAGCTCACCGCGTTGCTGATGGACGCCGACCTGGCGATCCTGGGCTCGGACGCGCAGGGGTACGAGCGCTATCGGCAGGCCGTGCGGCGCGAGTACGCCCACGTGCCGGACGAGGCGTGGCGGGCCGGGCGGGCGCAGGTCCTGCGCGGCCTGCTGGCCCGTGACCCGCTCTACGCGACCCCGCAGGCCCGGGACCGCTGGGAGGCCCGCGCCAAGGCCAACCTCGCCGCCGAACTCGCCTCGCTCAGCGACCCGCGGTGA
- the mtnC gene encoding acireductone synthase translates to MTEWVVLDIEGTLSATDQVLVVLYDYARPRLGPWIDEHGDDPVVAEAVRQIRELSGVDGGTADLVRVLHGWMDADQKVTPLKTLQGLIWQRGYAEGDLVAEFFPDVVPALRKWHEDGVRLAVFSSGSVAGQVAFFGHTRDGDLRGLFEHHFDTVNAGPKREAPSYRAIAAVLGSDDITFYSDVPAELHAAAEAGWRTVGVARPGEPYGDADFSPHRTVSAL, encoded by the coding sequence ATGACTGAATGGGTCGTGCTCGACATCGAGGGCACGCTGTCCGCGACCGACCAGGTGCTGGTCGTGCTCTACGACTACGCCCGGCCCCGGCTCGGGCCGTGGATCGACGAGCACGGTGACGACCCCGTTGTCGCGGAAGCGGTCCGGCAGATCCGGGAACTGTCCGGTGTGGACGGTGGGACGGCCGACCTGGTGCGCGTGCTGCACGGCTGGATGGACGCCGACCAGAAGGTCACGCCGCTCAAGACGTTGCAGGGCCTGATCTGGCAGCGCGGGTACGCCGAGGGCGACCTGGTCGCGGAGTTCTTCCCGGACGTGGTGCCGGCGCTGCGCAAGTGGCACGAGGACGGCGTGCGGCTGGCCGTGTTCTCGTCCGGTTCGGTGGCCGGGCAGGTGGCCTTCTTCGGCCACACCCGGGACGGCGACCTGCGCGGGCTGTTCGAGCACCACTTCGACACGGTCAACGCGGGCCCGAAGCGGGAAGCCCCGTCCTACCGGGCGATCGCCGCCGTGCTCGGCTCGGACGACATCACCTTCTACTCCGACGTCCCGGCCGAGCTGCACGCCGCCGCCGAGGCGGGCTGGCGGACCGTCGGCGTGGCCCGCCCCGGCGAGCCGTACGGCGACGCGGACTTCAGTCCACATCGGACGGTGAGCGCGCTGTGA
- a CDS encoding ATP-binding protein yields the protein MLHGRSSALARVDGLLADARAGRSGVLVVRGEAGIGKSALLDHIVADGFRVLRGVAVESESGLPFAGLNLLLGRVVDRADRLPPNQAAALRAALGLAPADGVDRYLVGLAVLTLLADLAEQGPVLCLVDDAHWLDAGSSDALVFAARRLEAEGVVVIFAARDLHAPPFPAPGLPELRLTALSTEDSAALLDEHAADLPRYVRDQIAVEARGNPLALLELPAAQREGHLPAAHAYRVGALPTHSRIQQTFADRIGALPAGTRDLLLVAAADDTGDPGVVFKAAAALGAGVADLEEAERRQLLRTDDGRLTFRHPLIRAAAYQSAPLVRRLAVHRALAGALGDEFRRAWHLAAATTAPDEEVAAALARSAEDVRGRGGSVAVTAAYQRAAELTPDAAQRGRRFTAAAAAAAEAGQFDRAGVLADQAAELVGELLEHVRVFQIRAELASEQGRSAEAAATLARAAQCAAHADRELAGELLFSAALSAWTARDHDAVRTIAEQSAGLPNEAEVRAVARAALGLEGTDVAGALAAIRELLAADLPGRHGNAVVSWWNLIVGDDEAAQDSAVTLERECRASGALGVLPRALAYLARVRLHQGRFHDACATAEEGLRLADDIGQVFSVGYLHSVLSELAAIEGAEQRCRELVANLTGGPPLSIRGQCALALLDLGLGRYDSVLERLADVAAGAHRLYAIGSLPDIVEAAVRTGKADVARDAADWYDEWAQTTGQLWSRAVAARCRALLTDEERWFAEAVELHRTSGRPFERARTELLYGEWLRRERRRGDARAHLRSALDAFDRLGAAPWAARARTELRATGESHTQPGPDPLSALTPQELQVVRMAAEGLSNRDIGAQLFLSPRTVGYHLYKAYPKLGVASRVELGRLDLSG from the coding sequence ATGCTGCACGGGCGTTCTTCCGCACTCGCGCGGGTCGACGGGCTCCTCGCCGACGCCCGCGCGGGCCGCAGCGGCGTGCTGGTCGTGCGCGGCGAGGCCGGGATCGGCAAGTCCGCGCTGCTCGACCACATCGTGGCCGACGGGTTCCGGGTGCTGCGCGGTGTCGCCGTCGAGTCCGAGTCCGGGCTGCCGTTCGCGGGGCTGAACCTGCTGCTGGGCCGGGTGGTGGACCGGGCCGACCGGCTGCCGCCGAACCAGGCGGCGGCGCTGCGCGCGGCACTGGGTCTGGCCCCGGCCGACGGCGTGGACCGCTACCTGGTGGGGCTGGCCGTGCTGACGCTGCTCGCCGACCTGGCCGAGCAGGGGCCGGTGCTGTGCCTGGTGGACGACGCGCACTGGCTGGACGCGGGGTCGTCGGACGCGCTGGTGTTCGCGGCGCGCCGGCTGGAGGCCGAGGGCGTGGTGGTGATCTTCGCCGCGCGGGACCTGCACGCGCCGCCGTTCCCCGCGCCGGGCCTGCCCGAGCTGCGGTTGACCGCACTGTCCACCGAGGACTCCGCCGCGCTGCTAGACGAGCACGCCGCCGACCTGCCCCGGTACGTGCGGGACCAGATCGCGGTCGAGGCGCGCGGGAACCCGTTGGCGCTGCTGGAACTCCCGGCCGCGCAGCGCGAGGGGCACCTGCCGGCGGCGCACGCCTACCGGGTCGGCGCGCTGCCCACGCACAGCCGGATCCAGCAGACCTTCGCCGACCGGATCGGCGCGCTGCCCGCCGGGACGCGGGACCTGCTGCTGGTCGCGGCGGCCGACGACACCGGCGACCCGGGTGTGGTGTTCAAGGCGGCGGCGGCGCTGGGCGCGGGCGTGGCGGACCTGGAGGAGGCCGAGCGCCGGCAGTTGCTGCGCACCGACGACGGCCGGCTGACCTTCCGGCACCCGCTGATCCGCGCGGCGGCCTACCAGAGCGCGCCGCTGGTGCGCCGGCTCGCCGTGCACCGGGCGCTGGCGGGCGCGCTGGGCGACGAGTTCCGCCGGGCCTGGCACCTGGCCGCCGCGACCACCGCGCCGGACGAGGAGGTCGCGGCGGCCCTGGCGCGGTCGGCCGAGGACGTGCGCGGGCGCGGCGGGTCGGTGGCCGTCACGGCGGCCTACCAGCGGGCCGCGGAGCTGACCCCCGATGCGGCGCAACGGGGTCGGCGGTTCACCGCCGCCGCCGCCGCGGCGGCCGAGGCGGGGCAGTTCGACCGGGCGGGCGTGCTCGCCGATCAGGCGGCCGAGCTGGTGGGGGAGCTGCTGGAGCACGTGCGGGTGTTCCAGATCCGGGCGGAGCTGGCCAGTGAGCAGGGCCGGTCGGCCGAGGCGGCGGCCACCCTCGCGCGGGCCGCCCAGTGCGCCGCGCACGCCGACCGCGAGCTGGCCGGCGAGCTGCTGTTCAGCGCCGCGCTCAGCGCGTGGACGGCCCGCGACCACGACGCCGTGCGGACGATCGCGGAGCAGTCCGCGGGGCTGCCCAACGAGGCCGAGGTGCGGGCGGTGGCGCGGGCCGCGCTGGGGCTGGAGGGCACGGACGTCGCGGGCGCGCTGGCGGCGATCCGGGAGCTGCTGGCCGCCGACCTGCCCGGCCGGCACGGCAACGCGGTGGTCTCGTGGTGGAACCTGATCGTCGGCGACGACGAGGCGGCGCAGGACAGCGCGGTCACCCTGGAGCGGGAGTGCCGCGCGTCCGGCGCGCTGGGCGTGCTGCCCCGGGCGCTGGCCTACCTGGCACGGGTCCGGCTCCACCAGGGCCGGTTCCACGACGCGTGCGCGACGGCCGAGGAGGGGCTGCGGCTCGCCGACGACATCGGCCAGGTGTTCAGCGTCGGGTACCTGCACAGCGTGCTCTCCGAGCTGGCCGCGATCGAGGGTGCCGAGCAGCGGTGCCGGGAGCTGGTCGCGAACCTGACCGGCGGTCCGCCGCTGTCGATCCGCGGGCAGTGCGCGCTGGCGTTGCTGGACCTGGGCCTGGGGCGGTACGACTCGGTGCTGGAACGGCTCGCGGACGTCGCGGCCGGCGCGCACCGGCTGTACGCGATCGGCAGCCTGCCGGACATCGTGGAGGCCGCGGTGCGGACCGGGAAGGCCGACGTGGCAAGGGATGCCGCCGACTGGTACGACGAGTGGGCGCAGACCACCGGCCAGCTCTGGAGCCGCGCGGTGGCGGCGCGCTGCCGGGCGCTGCTCACCGACGAGGAGCGCTGGTTCGCCGAGGCGGTCGAGCTGCACCGGACGTCCGGGCGGCCGTTCGAGCGGGCCCGGACCGAGCTGCTCTACGGCGAGTGGTTGCGCCGCGAACGCCGGCGCGGCGACGCCCGCGCGCACCTGCGCTCGGCGCTGGACGCGTTCGACCGGCTCGGGGCCGCGCCGTGGGCGGCCCGCGCCCGCACCGAGCTGCGGGCGACCGGCGAGAGCCACACCCAGCCGGGCCCGGACCCGTTGAGCGCGTTGACGCCGCAGGAGCTCCAGGTGGTGCGGATGGCGGCGGAGGGGTTGAGCAACCGGGACATCGGCGCGCAGCTGTTCCTGAGCCCGCGCACCGTCGGCTACCACCTCTACAAGGCGTACCCGAAGCTCGGCGTCGCCTCGCGGGTGGAGCTGGGCCGGCTGGACCTGTCCGGCTGA
- a CDS encoding phosphotransferase, with protein sequence MGTGMGAVMGTALGAVRVVGGRLGLPVDDLAVLKDGSNLLVHLRPAAVVARVGAVTASVRGDVFGHFARADELSRFLAGRGVPVVAPVAAPVREGGWVVALAEHVPHQAERTLDSTTFAALLRELHQELAHFTGDLPARGPLDDIDAVLALLSRPADLVAERDAVAAGWPELPVQALHGDAHPHNVLFTAGGPVWNDFEDAWRGPVGWDVACAADSRLLDRAAVQRAYPAELLDHWIGVRRLLVRCWVAATDRYRAAPPSPSPSP encoded by the coding sequence ATGGGGACGGGGATGGGGGCGGTCATGGGGACGGCGTTGGGGGCGGTGCGGGTGGTGGGTGGGCGGTTGGGGCTGCCTGTGGACGACTTGGCGGTGCTCAAGGACGGCAGCAACCTGCTCGTCCACCTGCGGCCGGCGGCGGTCGTGGCTCGGGTGGGCGCGGTGACGGCTTCGGTGCGTGGGGACGTGTTCGGGCACTTCGCGCGGGCCGACGAGCTGAGCCGGTTCCTGGCCGGGCGCGGGGTGCCGGTGGTCGCGCCGGTCGCGGCTCCGGTGCGGGAGGGCGGCTGGGTGGTGGCGCTCGCGGAGCACGTCCCGCACCAGGCCGAGCGGACGCTCGATTCCACGACGTTTGCCGCCCTTCTGCGCGAGCTTCATCAGGAACTAGCCCATTTCACCGGCGATCTTCCGGCGCGCGGACCCCTGGACGACATCGACGCCGTGCTGGCGTTGCTCAGCCGGCCGGCGGACCTAGTGGCCGAGCGGGACGCGGTGGCGGCCGGGTGGCCCGAGCTGCCGGTCCAGGCGCTGCACGGCGACGCCCACCCGCACAACGTGCTGTTCACCGCCGGCGGTCCGGTGTGGAACGACTTCGAGGACGCCTGGCGCGGACCGGTCGGCTGGGACGTGGCGTGCGCGGCCGACAGCCGGCTGCTCGACCGCGCCGCCGTGCAGCGCGCCTACCCCGCCGAGCTGCTCGACCACTGGATCGGGGTGCGCCGGCTGCTGGTCCGGTGCTGGGTGGCCGCGACCGATCGGTACCGGGCCGCGCCACCGTCGCCGTCGCCGTCGCCGTAG
- a CDS encoding family 20 glycosylhydrolase, with the protein MKLRARSARALAGLVLVVGTTVVWNAGSAPVAAIAAEPLQSVVPVPASVQAVPGAAHTLNATTKIYTTAAAHGVGDHLAGVLRPSTGYPFPVEDTTGTPADGVALLIGGAPSTVGDQGYQLTVAAAAITLRANTAAGLFAGVQTLRQLLPGKVESATPQTGPWTVPGATITDHPRFTHRGAMLDVARHFHPVATVKRYLDQLALYKVNYFHLHLTDDQGWRIVVDSWPKLATHGGSTQVGGGPGGYYTKAQYQEIVAYAAARHITVIPEVDLPGHTNAALASYAELNCNGVAPGLRTDIAVGYSSLCVSKDITYKFVEDVIREIAELTPGPYFHIGGDEASATTDQDYQTFMNKVLPLVAKYGKKPMGWHEFIKTTTDTAAVPQYWGTTTSNAVVQAAAARGAKVLMSPANKAYLDMKYNPSTPLGLSWAGMIEVQDAYNWNPGTHLSGVPETAVRGVEAPLWTETIVTPAHIDFMAFPRLAAIAELGWSPWSTHNWDAFKVRLGAQAPRWTARGIEFYRSTQVPWDNGGTTTTTTTTTSGVPSGSWAPWIGYATDAQVTYNGGTYRCRQPHTSQPGWEPTNVPALWQRV; encoded by the coding sequence GTGAAACTCCGAGCAAGGTCGGCGCGCGCGCTCGCCGGCCTGGTGCTGGTCGTCGGCACGACAGTGGTGTGGAACGCGGGCTCGGCCCCGGTCGCCGCCATCGCGGCCGAGCCACTGCAGAGCGTCGTCCCGGTCCCGGCCTCCGTGCAGGCGGTGCCCGGCGCGGCGCACACCCTCAACGCCACCACCAAGATCTACACCACCGCGGCGGCGCACGGCGTCGGCGACCACCTGGCCGGCGTGCTGCGGCCGTCCACCGGTTACCCGTTCCCGGTCGAGGACACCACCGGCACCCCCGCCGACGGCGTCGCGCTGCTGATCGGCGGAGCGCCGTCGACCGTGGGCGACCAGGGCTACCAGCTCACCGTCGCCGCGGCCGCGATCACCCTGCGCGCCAACACCGCCGCCGGGCTGTTCGCCGGCGTGCAGACCCTGCGCCAGCTGCTGCCCGGCAAGGTGGAGAGCGCCACCCCGCAGACCGGGCCGTGGACCGTGCCCGGCGCGACCATCACCGACCACCCCCGGTTCACCCACCGGGGCGCGATGCTCGACGTGGCCCGGCACTTCCACCCCGTCGCCACGGTGAAGCGGTACCTCGACCAGCTGGCGCTGTACAAGGTCAACTACTTCCACCTGCACCTGACCGACGACCAGGGCTGGCGGATCGTGGTCGACAGCTGGCCGAAGCTCGCCACCCACGGCGGCAGCACGCAGGTCGGCGGCGGGCCGGGCGGGTACTACACCAAGGCGCAGTACCAGGAGATCGTCGCCTACGCGGCGGCGCGGCACATCACCGTGATCCCCGAGGTCGACCTGCCCGGCCACACCAACGCGGCGCTCGCCTCGTACGCCGAGCTGAACTGCAACGGCGTCGCGCCCGGCCTGCGCACCGACATCGCGGTCGGCTACAGCTCGTTGTGCGTGAGCAAGGACATCACCTACAAGTTCGTCGAGGACGTCATCCGGGAGATCGCCGAGCTCACCCCCGGACCGTACTTCCACATCGGCGGCGACGAGGCCAGCGCCACCACCGACCAGGACTACCAGACCTTCATGAACAAGGTCCTGCCGCTGGTCGCCAAGTACGGCAAGAAGCCGATGGGCTGGCACGAGTTCATCAAGACCACCACCGACACCGCGGCCGTGCCGCAGTACTGGGGCACCACGACGTCCAACGCCGTCGTGCAGGCCGCCGCCGCGCGCGGCGCGAAGGTGCTGATGTCCCCGGCCAACAAGGCGTACCTGGACATGAAGTACAACCCCAGCACGCCGCTCGGCCTGAGCTGGGCCGGGATGATCGAGGTGCAGGACGCCTACAACTGGAACCCCGGCACGCACCTGAGCGGGGTGCCCGAAACGGCGGTCCGCGGCGTCGAGGCTCCACTGTGGACGGAGACGATCGTCACCCCGGCGCACATCGACTTCATGGCGTTCCCGAGGCTCGCCGCGATCGCCGAACTGGGCTGGTCGCCGTGGTCGACGCACAACTGGGACGCGTTCAAGGTCCGGCTCGGCGCGCAGGCCCCGCGCTGGACCGCGCGGGGCATCGAGTTCTACCGCTCGACCCAGGTCCCCTGGGACAACGGGGGGACCACGACGACGACCACCACCACGACCTCTGGTGTGCCGTCCGGTTCGTGGGCACCATGGATCGGATACGCGACCGACGCCCAGGTCACCTACAACGGCGGCACGTACCGGTGTCGCCAACCGCACACCTCGCAGCCGGGCTGGGAGCCGACCAACGTCCCGGCCCTCTGGCAGCGGGTCTAG
- a CDS encoding s-methyl-5-thioribose-1-phosphate isomerase, translating to MDPVLAHSVRLADDGVHVLDRRDFPFTRTWVRCTTTAEVAKAIEDMVTQSSGPYFAALWGMVLAAREARGLPRAEGRAHLERTGELLVATRRTNNHLRKAVAAVLAGVDASDDLEAGAFAGAVAGDERYRSRSRALGEHTARLLPDEGAVLTHCWADLYLTETVKAADALGKRLRYFCTETRPYLQGARLTAETLAEMGADTTLITDGMGAAAFQAGEVDVLLTAADRVTMDGHVVNKIGTLGLAVAASAFAVPFLAMVQAPDRLAPGAADVPIEFRPGDDVLHTLGRRTASARVKGWYPAFDVTPPRFVSSVVTDRGAYAPDRLHEYYDGEEVHD from the coding sequence ATGGACCCGGTCCTCGCGCACAGCGTCCGGCTCGCCGACGACGGCGTGCACGTGCTGGACCGGCGGGACTTCCCGTTCACGCGCACCTGGGTGCGCTGCACGACCACCGCCGAGGTGGCCAAGGCCATCGAGGACATGGTCACCCAGTCGTCCGGTCCGTACTTCGCGGCGCTGTGGGGCATGGTGCTGGCCGCGCGGGAGGCGCGCGGCCTGCCCCGCGCCGAGGGCCGCGCCCACCTGGAGCGGACCGGGGAACTGCTGGTGGCGACCCGGCGCACCAACAACCACCTGCGCAAGGCGGTCGCCGCGGTGCTGGCGGGCGTCGACGCCTCCGACGACCTCGAAGCGGGCGCGTTCGCGGGCGCGGTGGCCGGTGACGAGCGGTACCGGAGCCGGAGCCGGGCGCTGGGGGAGCACACCGCGCGGCTGCTGCCCGACGAGGGCGCGGTGCTCACGCACTGCTGGGCCGACCTCTACCTGACCGAGACGGTCAAGGCGGCCGACGCGCTGGGCAAGCGGCTGCGGTACTTCTGCACCGAGACCCGGCCGTACCTCCAAGGTGCGCGGCTGACCGCCGAGACGCTGGCCGAGATGGGCGCGGACACCACGCTGATCACCGACGGCATGGGCGCGGCGGCGTTCCAGGCGGGCGAGGTCGACGTGCTGCTGACCGCCGCCGACCGGGTCACCATGGACGGGCACGTGGTCAACAAGATCGGCACGCTGGGGCTGGCGGTCGCGGCGTCCGCCTTCGCCGTGCCGTTCCTGGCCATGGTGCAGGCCCCGGACCGGCTCGCGCCGGGCGCGGCCGACGTGCCGATCGAGTTCCGGCCCGGCGACGACGTGCTGCACACGCTGGGCCGGCGCACCGCCAGCGCCCGGGTGAAGGGCTGGTACCCGGCGTTCGACGTGACACCGCCGCGGTTCGTGTCGTCCGTGGTCACCGACCGCGGCGCGTACGCTCCCGACCGCCTGCACGAGTACTACGACGGCGAGGAAGTACATGACTGA
- the mtnB gene encoding methylthioribulose 1-phosphate dehydratase, with translation MTPGAALAAECARYTAMGWMRGTSGNLSVVVDRDPLRLAVTVSGRDKGELTADDVVLVDAEGRTDDPVRVPSAEAGLHGRIAAVTGAGAVVHVHALAPVVAAEHWPDGVELRDLEMLKGFGRRAHDDTVLIPVVLNDQDMTVLGDAFEAGYRADVPALIVARHGVYVWGADLHQARHRLECLEWLLRFKVETRRDPR, from the coding sequence GTGACGCCCGGCGCGGCGTTGGCCGCCGAGTGCGCCCGGTACACCGCGATGGGCTGGATGCGCGGCACGTCCGGCAACCTGTCCGTGGTCGTGGACCGCGACCCGCTGCGGCTCGCGGTGACGGTGAGCGGGCGCGACAAGGGCGAGCTGACGGCGGACGACGTGGTGCTGGTCGACGCCGAGGGCCGGACCGACGACCCGGTGAGGGTGCCCTCCGCCGAGGCCGGCCTGCACGGCCGGATCGCGGCGGTGACCGGGGCGGGCGCGGTGGTCCACGTGCACGCGCTCGCGCCCGTCGTGGCCGCCGAGCACTGGCCCGACGGCGTGGAGCTGCGCGACCTGGAGATGCTCAAGGGGTTCGGCCGGCGGGCGCACGACGACACCGTCCTGATCCCTGTCGTGCTCAACGACCAGGACATGACGGTGCTCGGCGACGCGTTCGAGGCCGGGTACCGCGCGGACGTGCCGGCCTTGATCGTGGCCCGGCACGGGGTGTACGTGTGGGGCGCGGACCTGCACCAGGCGCGCCACCGGCTGGAGTGCCTGGAGTGGCTGCTGCGCTTCAAGGTCGAGACGAGGAGGGACCCGCGATGA